The DNA sequence TGAGCGCGAGAGACTACGCGCGATACTGACGATTTTACACTCGGCGTGACCAGCGTCTCGATCGACGAAACTGGAATGCAAGTAAGAATAACGAAGCGACGAAATGATCTGCGTCATGGAACCTCCACGCAGACACGCACCGGGTCTGACATGCGCCCGGAAGAGCGCGACACCGTCGTGATCTCGATGCAGTTCTCGCCGCTGGCCCCATCGACCGTCACGCTCGTTGAGTCGACGCGACCACGCGACTTACCGGCCGCGCCCGAGCCCTCGTAGGCGTACACGATGTCCTCAGAAGCGGGGCCCTCGGGCGCGGTCCACGTCCAGGTCACCGTACCGTCGGAATACTCGCCGACCAGATTCGACACCTTCGGGGGAGCCACGCCCAACGCGTCACCCGGGGCAGCGGAGGTACTCCTCGCCTCCGGATCGGGAGAGATCCGCGTAAACGACCCCTGGCCGCGGAGCATCCCCACCACCAGTCCGGCCGCGATCACCGCGGCCACCAGCGCCAGCAGCACGCCCACCAGCGGCGAGATATTCTTCTTAGCCACAGAGGATCCCTCGACGACACGGCGAGCCGAAACCTCGTCCGCAGCCGCAGAGCGCTCGATCTTCCACGAGTCCGCCACTGCCTCAACGCCGCCGGAACCAGCCCCACCCTCGAAGGAGTAAGAGGCCGAGCGCAGCCGCGTCGCGTCCGGGTCGATGACCGGGGCACCGCGCAGCCGCGTCTTCTGATCGGTGGCCACGGAGGTGGAAGCCTTAGAACGCTTTTGCTTGACCTCCATCTCCGTGCGGGGCTGACCCAGCTCCTCCTGCACGCGCTGCAGACCCCGACCAAACTCCATCGCTGACTGCGTGCGCTCAGCCGGGTCGATCGTCATCGCGGCGCGCAGAACGCGCTCCAGCTCCGCCGGGGCATCCGCGCGGCCCAGGCCACGCATGCGTCCGCGCTGCACGCGGTTCGCGATCGACGCCGCCGAATTATCACCGATTGGGTCCTCGAAGGGGCTGCGCCCCGTCACGAAGGTCCACGTCGTCGCCGCCAGGGCCCACACGTCCTGCAGGGGCGAGGCCGGGGAAGTGACATCCTGCTGCTCCGGGGGTGCCCACAGCACCGAGAAGCCATCGTAGGCGCCAACCTC is a window from the Schaalia odontolytica genome containing:
- a CDS encoding serine/threonine-protein kinase; its protein translation is MRGPNIPGFRWVRPLGQGGFADVFLYRQELPSRDVAIKVVRAQGDARGTKELHREADAMTLLSGHPSVVELHGVGTTADGRAYLVMEYCPVADLLTQVRARPMSLKDALDTMIKICGVVETFHWQGYVHRDIKPSNIMLDAYGKPVLADFGVASKAGALEVGAYDGFSVLWAPPEQQDVTSPASPLQDVWALAATTWTFVTGRSPFEDPIGDNSAASIANRVQRGRMRGLGRADAPAELERVLRAAMTIDPAERTQSAMEFGRGLQRVQEELGQPRTEMEVKQKRSKASTSVATDQKTRLRGAPVIDPDATRLRSASYSFEGGAGSGGVEAVADSWKIERSAAADEVSARRVVEGSSVAKKNISPLVGVLLALVAAVIAAGLVVGMLRGQGSFTRISPDPEARSTSAAPGDALGVAPPKVSNLVGEYSDGTVTWTWTAPEGPASEDIVYAYEGSGAAGKSRGRVDSTSVTVDGASGENCIEITTVSRSSGRMSDPVRVCVEVP